The sequence TGAACACTGGTCTATGTGGTTGTTGTCCAGAGAGATTCTTATCACTGCAGAGCTTCAGCCTGGAAACCAGCCATTCTCTGTTGACAGAGTAAACTCCACATGATTTGCTGATTTGCCTCTTGAACTTTGGTCAGGGGACAGGTACGGTATGGGACAACCACCAAGTACTACTGCACTAAAGGGTACATGACAGGCCAAACAAGGGAAGTGACATCACTGGCAAGAGTAGTGTGCTGCTCACATACCCACCCCCGGTATTCCAAACACACTGGGAAAGTTCTGACTAGAGAAAGTAGTGGAGTTTTGATAAGGTGATGTCATCAAAGAGATTCTATGTAATTATATGGATGTCAAATAAGTTTTCCATTAAATGTAATACAGAATAATGTAATTGGCCTATGTATGACTTAATAGCTAAGTAGATGTGTAATATATGCTTTATAATATGATATGCAGTTGACGTAAAGCATGACCAAGTTCCACCCCCAAACATGTAGAATATATACAATTCAGTCATAGCTGTAATGCCAACAGGCACTGGGTCATGCTAACACATAGAGCTCTGTTCTTCTCATTAATTGAAGGAAACCAGTGCTCTCCAGAGAACAGTAAATACTCTAATATGTGACACGAACCTGCTGCCTCTTAGACCATTTTATtgaaatcaaagtgtattggttGTGTATACAGATCTGCAGATGTTATACCAGGTGCAGCAAAATGattgttactagctccaacagtagaaTAAAAACATGAGCTGGCACACACCCAGAAAAACTATTTTGTGTGGAGATGCTGACTGATGGCGAATTAAATATaaactagctccaacagtgcagcagaATGTCTCGCAAATACAATTCAAATACACAAATCATCAAAAAATATAGAATCAAGAATTGACGAGTCCAATTAACAGTCCAGTGTAGATATTCACTGTTCAAGATCTTACAAGCCTTTCACTGTGTAGCCATCCACACCAATATAACAGATTGCTCATTAAATCTTTCCTTGGTGTCCATGGGAGTACAAACAATAATGAATATGGTTTGTGGCAGAGAACTCTGTCAGATTTAGCTTCTCACATGATTTTATAACTAGGATAAGTCCCACATTTTCAAACTGCAATATCCTGGGCCCTGAATCAAAGGCTATGACTGAAATGGTACCACTACTTAAGATCAGCCATTCCCTTTAGTGCAATGCTTTTGACCAGAGATTGAAAACATTGCACtataggtcaaaagtagtgcactctttTTAAGAAATAGGCTGCCACACTGTATCAGTTGACTATATGAAGTACAGTGCCCGGCGCTTATAAGTATGACAATGTGTACAGTGCCAAGGACATTGTACATTTAAGGATGTTTACATCATGTTTTCTATCCTTTTCTTTTAGCACTAAATTGATTATTTGATTCGGTCATTAGCGGAGTGCACTGTACTGCAATTGTTAATATGGCCGAGAACATTCACAATGATGAAACTGATTAACacaattcattaaaaaaaaatatctgaattCATAAGTCATTACAATTCACAACAAGTAGGATAGTGCTCCTGATCAGATGACGTGATATGCAAATATTATGTAGAACAGGTGACATCCCCTTTGATTATGGGTATTTGTACTGTAATGTCTCTTAAAATGCTCAATTGGCAGTCTTTTAGTATGGTCGTGGGTCTGTGCAGTCCCCACTGGCAGTGGAGCTGATAAATGTTCATCAGTCATTCACAGATCCGAATGGCAATTATTGTGTGATTAAATGCTGTTCCAGAAGAGGTCAGAATGCTCAACTGGACAGATGTAAACTTGACAACTCCATGTTTTACTTTTTAAAAAGGATGGATCAGAGTGGTTCCCTTTTTTGGTTCAAAGTCAGCACATCAATCTTCAGTAGGCCTTAAGTCATAATCATTATGACCGCATATCCACCTTGATAATAACACGGTGGGGCTACATGTAAAGGGAAAAATACTAACTTTATTGAAAAGTATATATCAATCCACGTGATAGAGAACAACTTCCTAAGAACACTTGTTGAACGACACCAACTTTACGAACGTGCATAAGAGCGCGTTTTAAGTGGCGTGAAATGCCGCGCTCTCGTAGGTCACCATGCCTGTACAGTGATACTTCAAGGTATAGTTCTGTCCATTGTTGTTATCCCAAAACTCGCCCTGGTCATTCCTGATGTACACGGCGAAGTGCACCGAGGAAGTTGGGTCTAGGAACGGAGGTGTGTACAAGGTAAAGGTATAACGCTCACCGACAATATTGTCATCCACAGGCATGGGTATCGCCTGCGCGTCCACGGAAGACAGCCACTCGTTGAACGTGTACCTCACACCAACTTCCCTCGTGCAACAACTTTGAATATTTGTCCGAATCTGCCCACGGACGTCAAACCGGGTGATGGTCACCTTCTCCAGGTTGACGTGGCGCTGCAATACCGTGGTCTCAAAATGTTCAGACTCAACTGGCATCTTGAAAGTTGGGACGAGACGGTCCATGGTCAAGGTGGATTGAAAGTTTATGCACAGGTCCCCAATTGGATACTCTCGGTCCTGTTGTTGAGGGGGAAAGCTCTGCAGTCTTAAAAATACCTTGGAAGGGATTTGCGGTTCTTCTGTTGTGCTGAAGTGCTTCACACTTGCCAAATCAAGCCCCATGGAGTCTGCGAACTTCACCCGTTTTCGGCCGTTATTGGCTACTTCTTCAAAAAGCGTAGCCTGCTTTGGGTACGCGGGCAGGGATTTCGCTCTTCGCCTGTCTTTCATATACATTTCTGGCGGTTCCAATAAGCCATCTTCCAACTCCTCATCATGACCATTCTCCGTTGGCTCCTCGTCAATTCCCGATAGCATGGTTTTACCTGACATCGGAGAACACTGTTTGGAATCAGACAGGAGGCCTGAATCAGACATATTGGTAATGCGTGCGTTATGAATAAACACCGGAACAGTTCCAATGATGAAGTTTTACATTCCCGTGGAACTTCTCAGTTAGTGTGATACGCCCATTTAAAAGCTCATCATTCAATTCTGCCTGTTTCTGTGTTCAGCATCAGTCTTTGGAAAATTAATGCAATTTCAGTTCACGTCATTGCAACGTAATAGAGAGCACTATTCGATGGGGTAAAATAAGGAGGCAATGGAATGATGACGTTCCATTTACCAACTTGGCTTGCATTTAACTAATCTGATCTAACAAAGGGGATATTCGTCAAAATCCGTCATGATTTATGTATTGTAACAGGCCCACAATGTGCTTACCTAAGTCCGATTTGGATATAGTTGGCTGTTTTCGCTGCATAACATGTAGAAGTTGTCActtttcaggtttagaagaaGTGACTGCAGTTCGTATAAGCTAACATGCATCTTTGATGGTAGTAGTCAAAGTCGTTttgtaatgcagttgattggtaACGATGACATAAACATGCTttggggttgacatccatacaagcattATGCTCCGTTTTGTACCTCAacatagtgtgaaatacacataaacaatagcctaaatgtaggTTACTTTTTCTGGGGGTAATGAGGAGATTCAGGATTTCCCCCCCATGGCCCTTTCCCCCACATATTTCCATGGCAATTCCATTGTTTGTTGTAGGCAGTAACTCTGCAATGACTTGACCAAAGCCTATAGGGAAAATAATGGTGtttttgtctgtttttttttatattttgtatAAACACCAAGAAATAAGTTTGTGGCAACACAGGTTTAGGAGATCTTACACATTTTGTTCTATTTATGTGCATGTTTTGATTGGATAAGTGCTTTAAAATTCATATTAAGTTACTTTAGGTGACgaagattatctcatagaacaaaacctAATGTAACTTTGGTACATTTTTAAGCATTTATCCATTCAAAACAAGAACACAATTCCTCAAGGTTATCTTAACTGACTGATGTTATctaattgaacaaaacatataagatctcctaagtctgtgttaacctcagacttTATTTTCAGCATTTCCCAGAACCCCATTCATTTCCCCCACAGGAATGGAtgaacgaaccagaggtaacTCATTTCTGTTGTTTAGGACTATAAGCTGGCGAGCTCTATTCAAGCTTACGAACAGCTCACCTGCAGACATTTTGTGAATTTTAAGCACTTATCCAATCAAAACATGCGCATAAatgcttcataattcataaaggtcatgtcaACAGACTGATAtatcatagaacaaaacgtataagatctcctaagcttACAAACAGCTCACCTGCAAGGCACGCTGGAGCGTGTGCTAAAGAGGCATTAGGGAATTGGGCTATAAAGTCATCAAATTATTCATTATCAAAATTGTCATTCAATATTAACAAATTCATGTTTTAATGCCAACATCTACATGTAGTTTTGGTGACAATATAATACTGTAGGCTATTTTGCATCAGAAAATAAATAGACCCACATTCGAGACCCTTTCAAACCCTTGATATGAAAATAACCTAGTAACCTAGATAGAATAGGCCTATACTTGTTTGTTGCTCAAGAATGATCATTACTGTGATTTCAGCCACAAAAACAACATTGCATTGATAAGTGATAGCCTTCTGTGTTTCCAGTTGCATCACAGTAGATAAAACCTGCCACAAAATCCATATAGGTCCTCTGCACAGACATCATGCCATGACATTTGGTTCACTTTGTTGGATTGTTCACCATATTTGGCCAAGTAA is a genomic window of Oncorhynchus gorbuscha isolate QuinsamMale2020 ecotype Even-year linkage group LG12, OgorEven_v1.0, whole genome shotgun sequence containing:
- the LOC123990187 gene encoding protein phosphatase 1 regulatory subunit 3G-like isoform X2; its protein translation is MSGKTMLSGIDEEPTENGHDEELEDGLLEPPEMYMKDRRRAKSLPAYPKQATLFEEVANNGRKRVKFADSMGLDLASVKHFSTTEEPQIPSKVFLRLQSFPPQQQDREYPIGDLCINFQSTLTMDRLVPTFKMPVESEHFETTVLQRHVNLEKVTITRFDVRGQIRTNIQSCCTREVGVRYTFNEWLSSVDAQAIPMPVDDNIVGERYTFTLYTPPFLDPTSSVHFAVYIRNDQGEFWDNNNGQNYTLKYHCTGMVTYESAAFHAT
- the LOC123990187 gene encoding protein phosphatase 1 regulatory subunit 3G-like isoform X1, with protein sequence MSDSGLLSDSKQCSPMSGKTMLSGIDEEPTENGHDEELEDGLLEPPEMYMKDRRRAKSLPAYPKQATLFEEVANNGRKRVKFADSMGLDLASVKHFSTTEEPQIPSKVFLRLQSFPPQQQDREYPIGDLCINFQSTLTMDRLVPTFKMPVESEHFETTVLQRHVNLEKVTITRFDVRGQIRTNIQSCCTREVGVRYTFNEWLSSVDAQAIPMPVDDNIVGERYTFTLYTPPFLDPTSSVHFAVYIRNDQGEFWDNNNGQNYTLKYHCTGMVTYESAAFHAT